In a single window of the Palaemon carinicauda isolate YSFRI2023 chromosome 10, ASM3689809v2, whole genome shotgun sequence genome:
- the LOC137648179 gene encoding zinc finger BED domain-containing protein 5-like, translating into MYRKKCDLLEILKSEHFELRLVYLVDIFEIFNQLNLGLQEKDSNLLSLCDSIHAYLDKLELYKKRVSVGKFMFPSLNEVLADGQLSSTLSKEIMDHLSQLDDEFRRYFPDLSPQHAGLAKNPFLCQVDDVLEDAEEQFIELLHDSTAKNVFQSNSLSSFWCSIMESYPKISDLAVQFLLPFASTYLCKSAFSSLLAIKIKSRNKLSVKMT; encoded by the coding sequence atgtacagAAAAAAATGTGACCTGTTGGAGATATTGAAATCAGAACACTTTGAGCTCCGCCTTGTTTATCTTGTGGACATATTTGAAATCTTCAACCAGCTGAACTTGGGACTCCAAGAAAAGGATTCAAACTTGCTCAGCCTTTGTGACTCAATACATGCATATTTGGACAAATTGGAGCTGTATAAGAAGAGAGTGAGTGTAGGAAAATTTATGTTTCCATCATTGAATGAAGTTCTTGCTGATGGCCAGCTTTCAAGCACCTTGTCCAAGGAAATCATGGACCACTTGTCTCAGCTAGATGATGAATTTCGCCGTTACTTTCCTGACTTGAGCCCTCAGCATGCAGGATTAGCAAAAAATCCGTTCTTATGTCAGGTTGATGATGTGCTAGAAGACGCAGAAGAACAGTTCATTGAGCTTCTCCATGATTCAACAGCCAAGAATGTGTTCCAGTCAAATTCCTTGTCTAGCTTCTGGTGTTCAATAATGGAATCATATCCAAAAATAAGTGATCTGGCAGTTCAATTTCTTTTGCCTTTTGCTTCAACCTACCTGTGCAAAAGTGCATTTTCTTCATTActtgcaataaaaataaaatcaaggaaCAAGCTGTCTGTGAAGATGACTTGA